Proteins from a single region of Pseudarthrobacter sp. NIBRBAC000502772:
- a CDS encoding alpha-ketoacid dehydrogenase subunit beta, translating to MTQMTFARAINSGLRKSLENDPKVILMGEDIGTLGGVFRVTDGLQKDFGTHRVVDTPLAESAIMGTAVGLAYRGYRPVVEIQFDGFIYPAFDQIVSQVAKLHYRTQGAVKMPITIRVPFGGGIGSPEHHSESPEAYFTHTSGLRVVSVSNPQDAHTVIQQAILSDDPVLYFEPKRRYHDKGEVDEGIDPRTALPMDSARVVTEGTDVTLVAYGPLVKTAKDAATAAADEGISIEVIDLRSLAPVDYATVEASVRKTGRLVVTHEAGQSGGLGAEVAASITERCFYHLETAPVRITGFDIPYPYSKLEMHHLPGLDRILDGVDRALGRPNSLSGLEG from the coding sequence CCTCATGGGCGAGGACATCGGTACCCTCGGCGGTGTTTTCCGGGTGACCGACGGCCTCCAGAAGGATTTCGGCACCCACCGTGTGGTGGACACCCCGCTGGCCGAGTCGGCCATCATGGGCACCGCCGTCGGCCTCGCCTACCGCGGTTACCGCCCGGTGGTGGAGATCCAGTTCGACGGCTTTATCTACCCTGCCTTCGACCAGATCGTGAGCCAGGTGGCAAAGCTGCACTACCGCACCCAGGGGGCCGTGAAGATGCCCATCACCATCCGCGTCCCGTTCGGAGGCGGCATCGGCTCACCCGAGCACCACTCGGAGTCGCCCGAGGCGTACTTCACGCATACCTCGGGGCTTCGCGTGGTCAGCGTCTCCAACCCGCAGGATGCCCACACCGTGATCCAGCAGGCCATCCTGTCCGATGACCCGGTACTGTACTTCGAACCCAAGCGCCGCTACCACGACAAGGGTGAAGTGGATGAGGGCATCGATCCGCGCACCGCGCTGCCCATGGACTCCGCCCGCGTTGTCACCGAGGGCACGGACGTGACGCTTGTGGCCTACGGGCCGTTGGTGAAGACGGCCAAGGACGCAGCAACCGCGGCCGCCGACGAAGGCATCTCCATCGAGGTCATTGACCTGCGCTCGCTGGCACCCGTGGACTACGCCACCGTTGAAGCATCTGTCCGGAAAACAGGCAGGCTGGTGGTCACCCATGAAGCCGGCCAGTCCGGTGGCCTGGGCGCCGAAGTTGCGGCCAGCATTACCGAGCGGTGCTTCTACCACCTCGAAACCGCCCCCGTCCGTATCACCGGGTTCGATATTCCCTACCCGTACTCCAAGCTCGAAATGCACCATCTGCCCGGCCTGGACCGGATCCTCGACGGCGTGGACCGCGCCCTCGGACGCCCGAACTCCCTCAGCGGGTTGGAAGGATGA